AGAAGATCCCTCGGCCAATAGGACTGAAAATAGATGGGCTGCCCCATCTCTGACACAGAATCTCCAGTGATGGGAAAGAAGAAGGGcggggagacagggaggcagggaaggagcccACCACAGAAGCCTCAAGACAGACTCGCTCCACAGGGGCCCCACCTATGTGCTCACAGCCCAGGACCAACGACATTCATGGGGACCTCAGGGCGGCCCCAGATGGGAATCGGATTGCTGCCAAGCTGCCCGGGGATCCCCAGGAAATGCTGTCTGTGCTCTTCTTAGGGACTGTCATCCCTACCATGGCTCTGCTCTCCTAACGCCAGCTGCACACACATTCCTGAACCCCGCTACGTCCTTGGCGTCCTGAGCTGTGTGACCCAGACAGAAATGGATCCAAGGTGCACCTTCTGGTCCAGGAAAGGGAGAGCCGCTCCCTGGTGCCCACAGCAACCAGCCGCTGCCTGTGAGCGCAGGACAGCCGGCACTGCCCCTGTGACCAACACAAATGACTGACCCTTTCTGCCTCATTGCTCTAATCTGTAATATGCAGGCGATCACTCATCTGCTGTGCAGGAATGCTGTCAAGATTTCATTTCACACACTGTATGTCAGATGTGCGCACAGATCCTGGCATTAAGAAACCTTCCATAAACTCTACTTAGTCTGGGACGCCCGGGAGGCTCCGTGTGTTAAGCGTCCAGCtcctggtctcagctcaggtcattatcatagggtcctgggatccagccccccaggcactgttcagtggggagtctgcttgagactctcctcTCCCTTGGCCCATCCACCCCTCcttaaatcatctttttttaaaaagcctacttATTCTTTGTTGTGGCTGTAAGGCTAGGAAAGTACTAGAGAAAGGAGACTAGACAGAAGACCTATAACAATTAAGCAGCCTCAGGGGAATCACCTCAAAGCGGGTCATGAACTCCTTCAGGTTTGGGAAGGCTTCCAGAGACTTCGGCTCAAATATGCGGTGCAGGTCAAGGAGGTCATAAGCCAGGAAATCCACATAGGTCAgctaaggaaaagcaaagaaggagtGAGCACTTAACTCTGAACGTGGGGGAAATGAGAGCTTCCCACCCCCAAAGCCTTCCCCTTACCTTCTCCCCTGCAAACCAAGGCCTCTTCCCCAGAAACTCTGAGTAGAGCTTCAGCTTGTCAGGGAGTCCCTCCAGGTacccgggcctcagtttctcctgagACACAGAACAGCCGTCACCACCCGCAGAATCGGACCTCCTGGACAGAGAGGCAGGTCTCCCCCGGGCTCTGCATGACCCCGAGCTGCCAGGGGTCAGCAGCCATGTGCCCCACGGATGGGGTCATTGCCTAGGCAATGATTTATCCAAGCTCTGTTCAGCCCATCACACAGTCCATCTGTCAGAGGCTGTGGAAGCAGAGAACACCGCCTCGCTGGCCCTGAATCTGTCATCACACATCACCAAACGGCCTCCCAGAGGTCAGACCCAGGAGTGCTGAGGACCCGGCAGAGTTCTGGATGCAGATGTCAGGCAGAAGCAAAGAAGCACACAAGTGACATGGCCTGGGGGAAGAAGTCCTAAGTTCTACCTGGTGGGGACAGGTAGGAGCGGCCCTCGAGCAGGTCTTGGGAAGGTGTAGAATCAGAGAgactgagggaaggagaggcaggttCAGAGCCCTGGGTCGGCCCTGCGCGCTCTGCTGGGCAGATGTGCTCAGGCCTCGGGGTGTCAGGAAGACCGTGCTGAGCAAACAAGGCAAACACGCTGTCCAGGAACTGAATTTCCACCTGGGGACCAGCCTCTCCCCGAGGGTTAGAAGGGACTGAGTCAGAGTACTCATCCAGTCCAGGGAATTATGAGGGTCAATCTGGTGAAAGTATAGGGAGTGGCTTGGAGAATAGTCACTCCTTCGGGTTCAAACAACAGAGGAGATCCAGCGTAGATGGCACACAAGAGTCCAGTCCGCCCTCAAAAGCCTGTCCATCCCACCCCCGGGGAGGGGACTCACAAAGTCGGGGTTGTAGCAGAGCATGGCGAAGGCCATTCGGGTGTCAGTAACCTCATTCTCCAAAATGTCCACGCGAatcttctcttcttctgtctccCCACCTACGGCCCACACAACAGAGACTCGCCCTCAGCATCCCACCGCAGGCAAGCCCAGGGGCCCACCACTGTTCCGCGCATCCCGCCCTGCTCCACTCACATAGGTTGTGTTTGCGAGCAATGTAGCGAAGGATGGCGTTGCTCTGGGTGACCTTGTGAGCCCCGTCAATTAAGTAGGGCAGCTGTAAGGCaaaagggcaggtgggtgggccACAGGCCCCCGACACCCCTCCCTTGAACAAGGGCGTTCCCAGTGCCCGGCTCATGGTCGGCACTAAATCAATCCAATCAACAATGGATGAATGAGCTGGAACATAGAGCAtgggggacaggcagggacaAGAACCAGAAAGCAGAGACGCTAGCAGGAGGCAGCAAATCCTGAAACCTCTGAGCTGGGAAAGCAGGGGGAGTAGACACCCCTCTCGCTTGTCCCcggatccccccaccccctgcacctaCATTGGGGAAGTCCAGGCCCAGCTTGAATTTTTCATTCAGCCACTGGCTTCTGTCATAGTCGGGAGCTGTGGTGGAGAAGATGGAGTGAAACAAACCTCCCCACAGCCCACTGTcactgggcctggggaggggcagggtggggcaccCACCAAGGATCAGTGGTAAAGCTCCCCAAAAGGGGGATCTGGAATCTGGAACACTAAGTCTCACATTCTAGGTCTGGGGGCAAAGAACGCTTGGAAGGCTCTGGAACGTGTGTGAATAAGCTTACAAACCGTTTCTGCAAGCCCTAAGGGAAGCCCATCCCAATGACTGATACAGGGGCTCCAGCAACCCCCTCTCATGTCCTGCCTCCTGAGGCCAGCTGCACCTCAAAGGAGTTAGGGAAGCGCAGGCCCTGCTCCAGCTGGTGGAGGGCAACTCCATGAGCAGCACTTGGCCAGGGCAAGGGTTGCCTGGTACCAGATCAACAGGAATAGGGCAAAAGTCAGAATGCGACGTGGATGCCATTACCGTCCCCCATCGTGTACTTCTTTTCCTCATAGTGTGAGTCCGTGTACTCCAGGAGCAGGCAGATGGTGTGAGCCAGCTGGGAAGACGCCCAAGCCAGAGGTCAGAGATGAAGTCCTGCCTCGTGCCTTTCTCTGCAGCAGGTAACCGCACAGACCCCAGGACCCCCACCCGCggacacgcgcgcgcgcacacacacacacacacacacacacggaaacacagaGTCAGGAACGCACCCACGTGAGGACAAACTGCTAGAAAGGACTGAGCTGCAGACACCCCTGAAGGGGACCTTGTAGTACAAATGGTCCCCAGCGCGCAGCATTTTTTACCCCGTGCGCCTCCATCCCACCCAGCGCGGCAGCCCCTTCGCTCACCCCGCGAATGTCCCAGTAACCCAGGATCATAACCATCCTGCTGGCTTTTGTGCTGAGCAGAAGGGCTTCCCAGACCTGTGCTTGCAATTTATAGGCTGAGGAGGGGTGGGCAAGGGAAGGTGAGCTCTGCTCTCTCGGCCCCGCCCCCATGACCGCCAGaggcggagccacccaggcgaggGTATAGCCCTAGGAAGACTCCCAGATCTGTCTGCCAGCCTCTGGTGGCTGGGGCCGCCTCTGTATGCAGAAGGTCCTAGGTCCTCTGGCGCTCCTGGTTCCCCGCCGCCCCCTGGCTCACCGTGCAATCCAGATCTCTCTTTCTAGATCTAGGACCAGACAGGGCTCTTGGAGATAGGCCTAAATGAAAAAAGAGCACACACTTCGCCCTCTCTTCCGCTAGACATCACTCTGCTTAGCCCTGCACTGCCCAGATCACACCAACTCTACGAGCCTCGGGCAAAGTTATGCCCAAAGAGCCCTATCCCTCAAATCTGGAGTTTCAAGCAGCGCCTGTCCCGGAAAGCCCAGGACTCAGGCCAGTCTGAAAATTCCTCCCAGGACGAGCTCGGGAGAGCAGACTGTAGGTGGGTAGGAACTCCCGCACAACAAGGGCCAGAGGAAAAGAAACGTGGTCTCAGTGATTCCTTCATGGCCTGTGGAGGCCCCAGCCCTGCAGTCACGTGGCTGAGACCCCGAAACTCACATGGAAATGAGTCAATGACCCTTAGGACCTAAGTGGTGAATCTAAATCCAGAACCAGTCCCAGCTAGGGCAGGGTTACCAAGTACTGAAGTACAGTCCCAGAGATGTCCTGCCAGTCAGCTACATGTCCCCACGTGGCCAGGACAGTGACTGGGAGTGTGGTGATGTCACACACAGAATGTGACAGAAGAGGgaaggtgaggggtgcctgggtggctcactcggtaaagtggctgccttcgactcaggtcatgatcccagggtcctgggatcaagtcccacatcgggctgcctgctcggcagggagtctgcttctccctctctctctacccttcctccttgcttcttctctctctctcttgctgtcaaataaataataaattttaaaaaaagaagaagaaggagagagaggggagtcCTCTGACTGGCCAGGCACCTGTCCTGCCAGAGGGCAGCCAGAGGGATGGTCAGCAGGAGGGTGGAGGACCACCCCCGGGACCACAGTCAGTCTGGCCCCCAGCAGACCCTCGGCTGTCTAGTCCATGCATTCCAGCCTGACGCTGGCTTCCCACCCACGTGGGCTTTTCTGTAGCTCAGGGAGACTCAGGTGGCCTCTCAGGTTCTCCTGCGATCTGTGATCTGTGACAACAACAACGTCCTGCCTGCCAACTTTCTTCTTTGAAGCCAGGAGACTATTTCAAACTAGGCGAGTGGGACAGAGCTTGGCCTGTGGCTCATTTCCCTTCGTATAAAGGGTATTGCCAGGCTTCGTGGATGTGTGAACACAGAAGAAgggaactttgaaaaacaaacgTTCTTACAAGTTGCGACACAGATAAATAAGCTTCAAATTAGCTGACACTGTGTTAGGACAGCAAAGAGTGAGCCCAGTCTTGCGTGAGGATTTCCGAGCACTGGAATGGAGTGTGCAGTGGGGAAAGAGGCTGCAGCCGATCGCTCGTCAATCTCAGAAGTCAGAGGTCTGTCCATCTGGGCCCcgctggggagcagggagggcgtGTCACCCGAGCCCAGCAGAGCTCTGTCCCTGCTGCCTGTGGTCCCCACGCTTCACCCCTGCCAGTCCCCAGTGCTCCAGGTCTGGGTCCAGGCTCAAGACTTTGTGGTCAAGGTGAATTCCAGGTAGGTTTGGCCACAGGAAGGAGATGGGGGCCAAATGCAAACACACATGAGCCGAACTCTATGTGATTCCATTTTCATAATACATTGAGGAGTTGTCACTTTGACTTTTATACATCTTGAGGCTAGAACAGCAACATTACTAGATTTCcctgagaaattatatttttgaagCTAAACCATAAGCAGGATAAGAATATTTGAAATAGTGGAATAGACATTGTTCCGCTGGCACTCAGCCACGTGGTCGTTCCTGGATTGACAAAGAGTCACTGAGATGCTGTCGTACAGTAGGCACTGTGGAGAAGACAGTCCTGGCCGTGAACGACTGGAAGGCCCAGGGGAAGTGCCAGGGAAAGATGCTTTCAACTGTGGGACACATTTCCCCTGGAAACACTGAGAGGCagtgagaggcagggaggaggaatACAGGGGGAAGAGGCGATGTCTGGCGGTGAAGGACACTGAGGAGACAGGAGATGGGCGCAGAGCTCCCATGTCCCCTTCAGAAGGAAGAGGACAGTTCTgcaaaaggaggaggaggtgggcttGCCTGGGTACATAGGGCCCAGAGAATCAGAGCAGTGGATGCTGTGGGTGGTACAAGACAATAGGGAGcggtggggagcagggaagctGGAGAGTGACCTGAAGGGAGGGAATGTGGCCAGTGGTCGCCTGGCAAAAGTCAGTCCCAGTGTTGCCAGGTCTTCTGGACATGTATGTGctctttcctgattttaaagtATTGACAATTCGAATATGTTTAAGAACACGTCCAGTCTGGAAGTCTGGTCTCTGGTATGACTTCTGAACAGCACTCCACAATTCCTTCCAGCTccactgttgacattttgtcCTCTCAAGGTCAATGAGCAAAAGTCCTATATAAAATAGCCTCAGAATTCAAAACTACATATTAGAAATAAATGCCaagttaactagaatttaaataaaaatttggaagaaaaaggaaaaaaatccagaagaaaaaaaacgtAGAAAGAAGTACCAAAGTAGAGTGAAAATACCCTACGTCATGGTAATATTGTTAAGTCATAAGTCTTGTATCCTGCAATCCAGGATACAAGAATATTACTTAACCTGAAAATGAGGTAATAAATAGAACCATTTACAAGATGCTGTCACATTGGAACTTAGATAGAAAATATTCCACAAGCTTATCTTGTTTTGTATAAGGAAAGACACGTAGGGTCTCCAAAATTTAGGAAAGGAGCAGCATTCAAGGTGAAACATTTAGAACGAAACCCGGAAGAAAAACACTGGGGTAGAAATCATTTCGCTCATGACATCTTTCGTTAATTCTCTGAAACTGTGGGACAAACCCAAATACATCAGACatgtaaaaaggaagaaaaattctgaCTCAAGTAGTAAGAGCTTAAGGAAGAAAACTAATAACACAGAGGACACGTGGTCCTCAGGAATTTTCTGGAGAACTTTTCAAACTTTCACCGAGAACACGCGTTCCAGAACTTGTCATAAGCTACACTCAGGTATGGCATGAACACCCTCACCTGGAAAGCACACAGGTGAAGAAGCTTCTGAGTCACAGTCACTTGGCGCCTACATTCTAACCCCAGTGATCACAGCTTAGAGAACAGAGTATGGAGTTTCTGTTACAAAGGCCTTCGTGCTCCGTGCTCCGGCAGAGCTGACTGAGAAGAGAGGGGAGGTGCGGGGAGACGGATGAGGAAGCAAACGTGGAAAAGTTAAGATCTGGGGTACACAGGACTCCTTTGCACTATTTTTTCCGTTTTCTAAAAGTCTGATGTatccatatttaaaaacaatacattGACCGCATGATCCAGGACATACAGAActacatatattcttttatttctttcttttaagattttattcgtttatttgagacagagagatagagaaagaggagagcaggagcaggagaagagacagagggagagggagaaacagacaccccgctgagccagaagctggaggaggcgggactcgatcccaggaccccgggatcatgacctgagctgaaggcagacttttaaccgcctgagccacccaggcgcccctggacctaCATATATTGTTAATTGAAATGGAAGTCTCATCAAGGAAGACGTACCCTATCTACTTGCAGCACTCTGATGGCTTAAACTTCGATTTTTTTGGAATGCCAGTCTCCATCCCCTAATGACTTGTGTTCAACCTGGGAGGATTTGGCCCCTCGGGAGACATTTGGAAAGGTCTGTAGACACTGTTGATTGTCACGACCAGGATGAGCTCTGGCGGGTTAGGGGTTGGGGACGCTGCTAAACTCCGTGCTGTGCACAGGACACCGGCGTCAGGAATTCTGCACTCCAACGAGTCAGCAGTGTGGGGGCAAAGAAACCCTGGCTTGCTGATCCTGGGTCGAAAGCTGCAATTGCACAATCAGTGCCCCAGCAACGCCAGCAACAGAAAGGAGCCCAGCTGGCAGCGAGGGCCTTCTGCAAGGAGGACATGCAAACAATCTTGGCCTGGGCGCTGGGGTGGCAGGCCCCAGGCTGCAGATCGGGGACAGGAGGGTGACAGGTGCCCAGGGAAGACGGGGACTGCGCTGGGCAGTCTGGACGCAGGGTATGCAGGGCGTAGCTCTGGCTGTCGGACAGCGAGCACCTCCGAGCTCTCTGCACATTGTTCGGGGTCAGGCAGCTCTGAGTCCCGGGCCAGGACAGTAATTCCTCAGATCCGTTGGGGACACGGTGGGACATGAacctgaatttatattttaactgcGTTTACTGTGACTGAGAAGGCTGTACACACAGTTCTTACAAGTAGCAGCCAGCTCGCAATGTCTACACTGGCACCCTGTCCGATTGACACCCTGATGGCTTGGCCAAACGTTGAGTGCAGAAGCACCCTGACTGCCGCAGACATGGACATGCGGGAAGCAGTCCTCATACACACAGCTGTTCCTCCAGGTTCCCTGCCACACCAGGGCTCCCAGGGACACTCACGCCCCTCAGGTTGGCAAAATGTGCAGGCACATGGTGCCCCTTTAAAGCAGTAAAATGGGGACAACGGTCTGGGAGATGTAAGAGTGAGAAAGGATGGTGTCTTCACTCCAGCGCCCTCTCAGCCTGTCCACTCTAACAGAACAGCCCTCCTAATAGGACTAGGCTGTAGCTTTTTGTGTTCCTTCGGTGTGACCAGCACCTTCGGGACGATTATGATGACATTGTGTATTTCCTTGTTATACGATAAGAAGTCTGTAACAGAACCACCATTAAGTAATTCTGTGCATTAAAAACGGTGCGGACGGCCACCCCCTCAGTGTTCACCGTGATCCAGGAATGGACTCAGTCGTGGGTCAAGATGGTCACAGAGAGCGCTCCACAGGGAGACCCACGGACCGGGGCTCATCGGGCAGAAACACGCAGAGCCAATGAGCCATTAGCAAAACGTAAAGATGGAGGACCTCACGGGATTACTAGGATCATGGGACGCTCTCCTGAGATGACCTCCTGGAGCCCCATGCCCGCGGGATTGGACACCGTCCCACTCGCCTCCCGACGGGGCCGCACAATCAGACACTCTCCCCGTGGAACAACAGAAGAATCTGACGGAAGTATAACACTGCCCTTGCCTGTTGCCGGCTAGTGTCTGCTGGGGACCCACCCCAGTAACGTCAACAAACCAGAGGAATACAGTACCTTCCAGAGCATCAGACAGTGTCAAGAAATGCAAAAATTCAGAACAGGccacaggcttcctgctctgaagctgtcagaggaagaagaagtcTGCAAACACCCACCTCCCACACAGGCCCCCACGGAGCAGCCACCGAGGGTCCCCAGTCAGTCCTGGGGCCGCAGGGCCGGCAGAGAGACAGGTGCccgggagggaagaagaaggacaCAGCGGTCAGGATGAAGGCTTTACTGGGGGTCAGGCAGGGCCGGGGAGGGACCCCGCTGGGGGAGCCAGGCCTGCACTCCCATCCTCACGCAGCGCTGGAGGAACTCAGGCAGAGCCCAAGGGCCAGGGAGACAGTCGGGCTCCGCAGTGTCCAACCGCCGGTCAGAGAAGAAAGGTCTGGTTGCCTTGAGTGCAGGAAGGATAATGTCGGGGGGGGGGCACATGGGTGAAGAAAAGTGGGGCGTTGGACACCTGGAAAGGTCCTGGATGAATGTCACTGGACAAGGTAAAGGGGCCCAATGAGGCTGCGTGGGAGTttccagagagaaaagaggagaaagcagcTGGTTCCAGGGAACAGGGAGGTCCAGCTATTCTCCAGGACCCCTGCACAAAACACAGCACTGGCTCCTTGCCCACATTTCCCCTCACGCAGGCCTACTTGTTGCCCCATACAGCCATCTTTGAATACACCGGCTGTGGGAGGAAGCGGCCGGACTTCATGTAGGCAGAGATCTTCTTCAGGCCCTGAGGGTGGAAAAAGAAGGTCCAACATCAGGGTTTGCTGCCTCACTGGGATTCACGCAGCCCCACCGAGGTGCACCAAGGTCGGGAGCCCTCTGGTAAGGTCAGTGTTGAGACATGGCACCGTCTCCCTGGGGTCCCCCGCTCTGGAACGTTGCTTCTTCCCGTTTCCTGTAACTAAGGGCATATCTGACTGCTATGGAGACTACCAGTACAGGCGCTTGAGCTCCCCCAGAGATGCTCATACAGCTGGGGAACCCCACCAACCACCCTACAACACAGGCCCTACCATCACCATTCAGCAGAAGGGAAGCAGAGGCCCAACGGGCTTCAGCAGCCCCCTcaggctcccagggctggcaggtgGGAAGGGCTGGAGGGCAGCTGGCTCTCTTGTCAGGGCTGtgctctccctgctgccctccctcctcccacaccctCCAGGAGGCCCTGTACCTCCCTCTTTACAAACATCCCCCTTTCGCAGAAGAAACACCCTGGCTTCACAGGGTTTGCCACAGAGGGAACCCCAGCAGAACAGGGGTTCAGAATATGCCCACACAGCTTGCAGGAGAGGCCACACCGCACCCAGTGACTCAGCAAAACCTGCATgaagggggagaggctggggagcaTGAAAGCCAGGCCAGGCCAGACTCTAATTACTCCTCTTAAAGGACAAGGTCCAACTGTTTGGCCTGGCGCCTGGGGCCGATGTCATGGACACCAACTTCCTCCTGCCGAGTCCTGCCGCAGCCAAGGGGGCATATGGCTCTCAGGGGTACCTGAGCACCATCTTCCCAACACACGGAAAGGCCCAGTGAGTTCTAAAGACTTCAAAGATCCTGGAACTGCCTGTACCCAGCGCGCCACACACTGCAGCCCACAGCTGtcctctgctctcctgccagCCAGTCCCGGGAGCTCTGGCAGCAACCCCAAGGCCAGTCACCCAGACCCACCACCAGGGCTGATAAGAACCAGCTCCAAAAGTGCATCTCTTGATGACGAATGGAAAGAGACACAGACTGCAGGCTGGAATCCTGTAGCACAAGGGCCTCAAGCCCCACATCGCTCGCAAAGCTCACAGCGGGGTGCCCTCCAGCGAGGGACTGAGGGGGACTGGTGACATCAGGTGACATCCAGCCTGGGCTCCTCCAGCACCCACCTGGCCCCACCCACACCACACGGCTGGTGTTCCTCTCGCTCTCCAAGGGCTCTGAGCCCCAGGACGGCGGCTCCAGGGCCGGTCACCCTGGCATCCCCACGGTGCCCGACACAGTGCCTCACACCCGGGAGAAGATCCCTCGGCCAATAGGACTGAAAATAGATGGGCTGCCCCATCTCTGGCTCAGAATCTCCAGTGATGGGAAAGAAGAAGGGcggggagacagggaggcagggaaggagcccACCACAGAAGCCTCAAGACAGACTTGCTCCACAGGGGCCCCACCTATGTGCTCACAGCCCAGGACCAACGACATTCCTGGGGACCTCAGGGCGGCCCCAGATGGGAATCGGATTGCTGCCAAGCTGCCCGGGGATCCCCAGGAAATGCTGTCTTCTTAGGGACTGTCATCCCTACCATGGCTCTGCTCTCCTAACGCCAGCTGCACACACATTCCTGAACCCCGCTACGTCCTTGGCGTCCTGAGCTGTGTGACCCAGACAGAAATGGATCCAAGGTGCACCTTCTGGTCCAGGAAAGGGAGAGCCGCTCCCTGGTGCCCACAGCAACCAGCCGCTGCCTGTGAGCGCAGGACAGCCGGCACTGCCCCTGTGACCAACACAAATGACTGACCCTTTCTGCCTCATTGCTCTAATCTGTAATATGCAGGCGATCACTCGTCTGCTGTGCAGGAATGCTGTCAAGATTTCATTTCACACACTGTATGTCATATGTGCGCACAGATCCTGGCATTAAGAAACCTTCCATAAACTCTGCTTAGTCTGGGACGCCCGGGAGGCTCCGTGTGTTAAGCGTCCAGCtcctggtctcagctcaggtcattatcatagggtcctgggatccagccccccaggcactgttcagtggggagtctgcttgagactctcctcTCCCTTGGCCCATCCACCCCTCcttaaatcatctttttttaaaaagcctacttATTCTTTGTTGTGGCTGTAAGGCTAGGAAAGTACTAGAGAAAGGAGACTAGACAGAAGACCTATAACGATTAAGCAGCCTCAGGGGAATCACCTCAAAGCGGGTCATGAACTCCTTCAGGTTTGGGAAGGCTTCCAGAGACTTCGGCTCAAATATGCGGTGCAGGTCAAGGAGGTCATAAGCCAGGAAATCCACATAGGTCAgctaaggaaaagcaaagaaggagtGAGCACTTAACTCTGAACGTGGGGGAAATGAGAGCTTCCCACCCCCAAAGCCTTCCCCTTACCTTCTCCCCTGCAAACCAAGGTCTCTTCCCCAGAAACTCTGAGTAGAGCTTCAGCTTGTCAGGGAGTCCCTCCAGGTacccgggcctcagtttctcctgagACACAGAACAGCCGTCACCACCCGCAGAATCGGACCTCCTGGACAGAGAGGCAGGTCTCCCCCGGGCTCTGCATGACCCCCAGCTGCCAGGGGTCAGCAGCCATGTGCCCCACGGATGGGGTCATTGCCTAGGCGATGATTTATCCAAGTTCTGTTCAGCCCATCACACAGTCCATCTGTCAGAGGCTGTGGAAGCAGAGAACACCGCCTCGCTGGCCCTGAATCTGTCACCACACATCACCAAACGGCCTCCCAGAGGTCAGACCCAGGAGTGCTGAGGACCCGGCAGAGTTCTGGATGCAGATGTCAGGCAGAAGCAAAGAAGCACACAAGTGACATGGCCTGGGGGAAGAAGTCCTAAGTTCTACCTGGTGGGGACAGGTAGGAGCGGCCCTCGAGCAGTTCTTGGGAAGGTGTAGAATCAGAGAgactgagggaaggagaggcaggttCAGAGCCCTGGGTCGGCCCTGCGCGCTCTGCTGGGCAAATGTGCTCAGGCCTCGGGGTGTCAGGAAGACCGTGCTGAGCAAACAAGGCAAACACGCTGTCCAGGAACTGAATTTCCACCTGGGGACCAGCCTCTCCCCGAGGGTTAGAAGGAACTGAGTCAGAGTACTCATCCAGTCCAGGGAATTATGAGGGTCAATCTGGTGAAAGTATAGGGAGTGGCTTGGAGAATAGTCACTCCTTCGGGTTCAAACAACAGAGGAGATCCAGCGTAGATGGCACACAAGAGTCCAGTCCGCCCTCAAAACCCTGTCCATCCCACCCCCGGGGAGGGGACTCACAAAGTCGGGGTTGTAGCAGAGCATGGCGAAGGCCATTCGGGTGTCAGTAACCTCATTCTCCAAAATGTCCACGCGaatcttctcctcttctgtctccccacctACGGCCCACACAACAGAGACT
The nucleotide sequence above comes from Ursus arctos isolate Adak ecotype North America unplaced genomic scaffold, UrsArc2.0 scaffold_12, whole genome shotgun sequence. Encoded proteins:
- the LOC130543421 gene encoding glutathione S-transferase Mu 1-like, translated to MGAGPREQSSPSLAHPSSAYKLQAQVWEALLLSTKASRMVMILGYWDIRGLAHTIRLLLEYTDSHYEEKKYTMGDAPDYDRSQWLNEKFKLGLDFPNLPYLIDGAHKVTQSNAILRYIARKHNLCGETEEEKIRVDILENEVTDTRMAFAMLCYNPDFEKLRPGYLEGLPDKLKLYSEFLGKRPWFAGEKLTYVDFLAYDLLDLHRIFEPKSLEAFPNLKEFMTRFEGLKKISAYMKSGRFLPQPVYSKMAVWGNK
- the LOC130543420 gene encoding glutathione S-transferase Mu 1-like, with the protein product MVMILGYWDIRGLAHTICLLLEYTDSHYEEKKYTMGDAPDYDRSQWLNEKFKLGLDFPNLPYLIDGAHKVTQSNAILRYIARKHNLCGETEEEKIRVDILENEVTDTRMAFAMLCYNPDFEKLRPGYLEGLPDKLKLYSEFLGKRPWFAGEKLTYVDFLAYDLLDLHRIFEPKSLEAFPNLKEFMTRFEGLKKISAYMKSGRFLPQPVYSKMAVWGNK